A genomic stretch from Sulfobacillus thermosulfidooxidans includes:
- the tnpC gene encoding IS66 family transposase — protein sequence MTAIPERSSREWATQVAHLEQQIPVRTAKVEWYESQLRLAVQRRFAASAERSDVQPWQLFNEAEAEATQPIGPATETLTDERKKRMAGQRDAQLKHLPVERRVYRLPDAEQSCDSCHGPLHVMSSEVRRELEIIPAQVKVIEHEQLVYSCRQCEREALTTPIKTAPMPRPVYPGSLASPSLLAEVLHQKFTESLPLYRQEQEWARLGVPLSRQTLANWVIYAAHEWFQPLYTQLQRALWRRDILQADETTVQVLHEDGRAAQQKSYMWLYRTGSETPAIVLYDYQPSRSGDHPKAFLAGFRGYLQVDGYSGYHDIPDVVLVGCWSHARRKFMEALKSLPAAQRDGPHLVRDGLEFCNQLFAIERDLRNASPEERQRARRARSRPVLARFLWWLRAQRQIVLPKSGLGQAVSYCLNQWDALTNFLRDGRLAIDNNRSERSIKPFVIGRKNWQFANTARGARASAIIYSIVETAKENGLNPRAYLQYVLEQLPQRNLKDPTIWDDLWPWSPALPDSLKAPRRHPVSDR from the coding sequence ATGACGGCTATTCCGGAACGATCATCCCGAGAATGGGCCACTCAAGTGGCCCATCTCGAACAACAAATACCAGTACGAACCGCTAAAGTGGAGTGGTACGAAAGCCAACTGCGCTTGGCGGTTCAACGTCGTTTCGCAGCCTCCGCCGAACGGTCCGATGTTCAGCCGTGGCAACTCTTTAACGAAGCGGAGGCGGAAGCCACCCAGCCGATCGGACCCGCGACCGAAACCCTTACGGATGAACGGAAGAAAAGGATGGCCGGCCAACGGGACGCGCAGCTAAAGCATTTGCCGGTTGAACGCCGCGTCTATAGATTACCCGATGCCGAGCAGTCCTGTGACAGCTGTCACGGTCCCCTCCACGTAATGAGCAGTGAGGTTCGACGCGAACTGGAAATCATTCCGGCTCAAGTCAAAGTGATTGAACACGAGCAACTGGTCTATAGTTGCCGGCAATGTGAGCGCGAGGCGCTCACGACCCCGATCAAGACGGCGCCGATGCCGCGACCCGTGTATCCCGGAAGTTTGGCCTCCCCCTCCTTGCTCGCCGAGGTGTTGCACCAAAAGTTCACCGAGAGTCTCCCCTTGTATCGCCAAGAACAAGAGTGGGCACGCCTTGGCGTGCCGTTGTCACGCCAAACCTTAGCGAACTGGGTCATCTATGCCGCGCATGAATGGTTCCAACCCTTGTATACGCAACTCCAGAGGGCGTTGTGGCGACGCGACATTCTGCAAGCGGATGAAACCACCGTGCAAGTCTTACACGAAGACGGCCGGGCCGCCCAGCAGAAATCGTATATGTGGCTCTATCGAACCGGAAGCGAAACGCCCGCGATTGTCTTGTATGACTATCAGCCTTCCCGCAGCGGAGATCATCCGAAAGCATTTTTAGCAGGATTTCGAGGATACCTCCAGGTGGATGGGTACAGCGGGTATCATGACATTCCCGATGTGGTGTTGGTGGGATGTTGGAGCCATGCCCGGCGCAAGTTCATGGAGGCGTTGAAATCCTTGCCTGCGGCCCAACGCGATGGACCCCATTTAGTCCGCGACGGCCTCGAATTTTGCAACCAATTGTTTGCGATTGAACGCGACCTGCGAAATGCTTCCCCGGAGGAACGCCAGCGCGCCCGACGGGCGCGGAGCCGACCCGTATTGGCCCGATTCCTGTGGTGGTTGCGCGCCCAGCGCCAGATTGTGCTGCCCAAAAGTGGGTTAGGGCAGGCCGTGTCCTATTGCCTGAACCAGTGGGATGCGTTAACGAATTTTCTTCGCGACGGGCGGTTAGCGATCGATAACAATCGCAGTGAGCGTAGCATTAAGCCCTTTGTAATTGGTCGCAAGAATTGGCAATTTGCCAACACCGCCCGCGGCGCTCGGGCGAGTGCCATCATCTACAGCATCGTGGAAACGGCCAAAGAAAATGGGTTGAATCCTCGTGCCTATTTGCAATATGTATTGGAACAGTTGCCCCAGCGTAATCTCAAAGACCCGACCATCTGGGATGATTTGTGGCCCTGGTCTCCGGCGTTGCCGGATTCGCTTAAAGCCCCTCGCCGCCATCCCGTTTCGGATCGATAA
- the tnpB gene encoding IS66 family insertion sequence element accessory protein TnpB (TnpB, as the term is used for proteins encoded by IS66 family insertion elements, is considered an accessory protein, since TnpC, encoded by a neighboring gene, is a DDE family transposase.) yields the protein MGPRICANPSRPWRHWDQLTFQLDPCSSALFVFCHRDRTQLKILEWDEAGFWLHDRRLEYGHIQWPTRGDTATQSITLRPWQWLLDGLALDQPEAHRPLRGRRIV from the coding sequence GTGGGCCCACGGATTTGCGCAAATCCCTCGAGGCCTTGGCGGCATTGGGACCAACTGACCTTCCAGCTCGACCCGTGTTCGTCGGCCCTCTTTGTCTTCTGTCATCGCGATCGCACCCAGCTCAAAATTTTGGAATGGGATGAGGCGGGTTTTTGGCTACACGATCGGCGTTTGGAATACGGGCATATCCAATGGCCAACGCGAGGAGACACGGCCACGCAGAGCATCACGTTACGGCCATGGCAATGGCTATTGGACGGTTTGGCGCTCGATCAACCGGAAGCCCATCGCCCGCTACGCGGGCGACGCATTGTCTGA
- a CDS encoding M48 metallopeptidase family protein — MGVKPPEYKTRRGFCHADGLIALNWRLVQVPLSVIDYVIVHELTHRSYPHHCREFWAAVRSLLPQK, encoded by the coding sequence TTGGGGGTTAAACCGCCAGAGTACAAGACGCGCCGGGGATTTTGTCACGCAGATGGACTGATCGCGCTGAATTGGCGTCTGGTGCAGGTTCCTCTCTCGGTGATAGATTATGTCATTGTTCACGAGTTGACGCATCGCAGTTATCCGCATCATTGTCGGGAATTTTGGGCGGCGGTCCGGAGCCTTCTGCCGCAGAAGTAG
- a CDS encoding RHS repeat domain-containing protein, which yields MALGTAHVLSTHVTAAPPRSLKTLLHKLFLRQGGNGLTLTQDGPKRTTQYKYNANGAIIQATTSLGNDERQTTQLQYNSAGDLVKVVASKRPSTEFTYSTMGNLIRATSGRYTTTFQYNGLGWLTGQSTGSGSSNSWQLLRVPMGTVVPTVSAQSSSGFVDYALGATRLTATQNHKTLGWTSLPDGSVLSTVNPGGELGPLQTYDAFGMFQTPTGAPIPLTYGYGGYSQYNVGGAEGIVIDHVGSRFYLPELGQYLSPDGQFVSPSYSYAGNAPTVLTDPSGHEGIPGAIIGAGLGLASGLLTAFVVPNNMSIGQKVGTVLVDTFGGGVSGVFGGEIGSVSLDLGQVGNILASSGITFSTSLVGQLAGGQGYSVNSVGTDFIYSFGFGGLSGFLAKGLTQLGAEQNMASYASNIFIGHYSLAAVPWMLPVSSWLHDMTTTIPTILGFKQGG from the coding sequence ATGGCTCTCGGAACCGCTCACGTGTTATCGACTCACGTCACAGCAGCCCCACCGCGGTCACTGAAAACGCTCTTGCATAAACTATTTCTCCGTCAAGGTGGGAATGGTTTGACGCTTACCCAAGACGGGCCAAAAAGGACAACACAGTACAAGTACAACGCCAATGGCGCTATTATCCAAGCAACGACGAGTTTGGGGAATGATGAGAGGCAAACAACCCAACTTCAGTACAATAGCGCGGGGGATCTTGTCAAAGTCGTCGCTTCCAAAAGACCTTCAACGGAGTTCACTTATAGCACCATGGGCAACCTTATTCGTGCGACTAGTGGTCGCTATACAACGACGTTTCAGTATAATGGACTGGGATGGCTGACCGGACAGAGTACCGGATCCGGTTCATCCAATTCATGGCAGTTGCTTCGGGTGCCCATGGGGACAGTTGTGCCGACGGTGTCGGCACAGAGCTCGTCGGGATTCGTGGATTATGCGTTGGGGGCGACTCGCTTAACCGCAACACAGAACCACAAGACCCTTGGTTGGACGAGCCTACCGGACGGTTCAGTATTGAGTACAGTGAATCCCGGAGGTGAGTTGGGACCCCTTCAGACGTATGACGCCTTTGGAATGTTCCAGACACCCACAGGTGCTCCGATACCGTTGACTTACGGCTATGGGGGATATAGTCAGTATAATGTGGGAGGAGCCGAGGGGATTGTTATTGACCACGTCGGGTCACGCTTCTATTTACCAGAATTGGGGCAATATCTCAGCCCTGATGGCCAATTTGTCAGCCCATCGTATAGTTATGCGGGAAACGCGCCTACTGTATTAACGGATCCCTCAGGGCACGAGGGCATACCGGGAGCCATTATTGGAGCGGGACTAGGACTGGCGAGTGGGCTCCTCACGGCCTTTGTCGTGCCTAACAATATGTCCATTGGTCAAAAGGTGGGCACTGTACTTGTGGATACTTTTGGCGGAGGGGTCAGTGGCGTTTTTGGAGGCGAGATCGGATCGGTCTCCCTCGACTTGGGTCAGGTGGGCAATATTTTAGCTTCCAGTGGCATCACATTTTCCACAAGCCTTGTTGGTCAATTAGCTGGGGGACAAGGATATTCGGTCAATTCTGTGGGTACTGACTTCATTTATAGTTTCGGTTTTGGCGGACTAAGTGGCTTCTTGGCTAAAGGTCTCACGCAACTCGGTGCCGAGCAGAATATGGCTAGCTATGCATCCAACATTTTTATCGGCCATTATTCTCTGGCTGCAGTTCCGTGGATGTTGCCAGTGTCGTCATGGCTCCATGATATGACCACGACAATTCCTACGATACTGGGATTCAAACAAGGAGGATAA
- the tnpA gene encoding IS66 family insertion sequence element accessory protein TnpA: MTAQERETLKDIWYTRVQEFRASGLSGPQWCGPRGLNVKQLRYWNRKFPETDACASETGWLVMKTPSATDPTTVLEIRVGPVTIMGPPAFHPEMLPRIVQVLATCSR, translated from the coding sequence ATGACAGCTCAGGAACGTGAAACCCTCAAAGACATCTGGTACACGCGAGTGCAAGAGTTTCGGGCCAGCGGACTCAGCGGACCCCAATGGTGTGGCCCCCGTGGACTCAACGTGAAACAACTACGCTATTGGAATCGAAAATTTCCAGAAACCGACGCGTGCGCGTCGGAGACCGGTTGGCTTGTCATGAAAACGCCTTCTGCCACTGACCCCACCACGGTGCTCGAGATCCGGGTCGGTCCAGTCACCATTATGGGGCCTCCCGCCTTTCATCCCGAGATGCTCCCACGCATCGTGCAGGTGCTGGCCACATGCTCACGGTAG
- a CDS encoding RRXRR domain-containing protein yields MFVHVVNKDGRLLMLTHPRKARLLLNAGKIKVIRRIPFTIQLLFGSFGDTQLAYVGRDPGKTSSAEAVCGDGQDSAPDNIPVRLSWVASDVY; encoded by the coding sequence GTGTTCGTCCACGTGGTGAATAAAGACGGTCGGCTTCTGATGCTGACCCATCCGCGCAAGGCCCGACTACTGCTCAACGCCGGGAAGATCAAGGTGATCCGGCGTATCCCGTTTACCATCCAGTTGCTATTCGGTTCGTTCGGCGATACCCAGCTCGCTTATGTCGGCCGAGATCCCGGCAAGACCTCCAGTGCCGAAGCAGTTTGCGGCGACGGTCAAGATAGCGCACCAGACAACATCCCAGTACGACTGTCGTGGGTAGCGAGTGATGTGTACTAA